A portion of the Candidatus Eremiobacteraceae bacterium genome contains these proteins:
- a CDS encoding histidine kinase dimerization/phospho-acceptor domain-containing protein produces the protein MGRASTPGLRNSGGRTAAGTGGRTGHEDRLMAELADLLLEFASSDGIAGVCEGVARAVARCAKGSFAAVVSADAADGTFDAYGDRAAPWRFLANLQGTFNRGRQAGDPAKRAFDALSDVTLPDVRTDEESRAGFAATAEAFAIRAAFAMPLIADEDCIGVATVYFSDARVLDNATVDALRILAAHGGMAIGRARRFERLAGESEQHDALVAETAEGFCTLDERLAVVLWNRAAERITGVNVRELAGKKLAAAFTRIEVPARRGAFESFDALSDAFAKADSHTIEIALHRDHAEPIWLSMAGASVGGRTHRRNLVCSFRDITEQKRLEGLRSEFVSLVTHQLRTPLTAIRGYAELLGAVEMPSDQVMEFGTIIANASTRLGNSITDVMDFERLIASRAG, from the coding sequence ATGGGGCGCGCAAGTACGCCAGGGCTTCGGAACTCCGGCGGCCGCACCGCCGCCGGCACCGGCGGCCGCACCGGTCACGAAGACAGGCTGATGGCGGAGCTGGCCGACCTGCTGCTCGAGTTCGCGAGCAGCGACGGGATCGCCGGCGTGTGTGAGGGCGTCGCGCGCGCGGTCGCGCGCTGCGCAAAGGGCAGCTTCGCGGCAGTCGTCTCGGCCGACGCGGCGGACGGCACGTTCGACGCGTATGGCGATCGGGCTGCCCCGTGGCGATTTCTCGCCAATCTGCAAGGTACATTCAATCGTGGCCGTCAGGCCGGCGATCCGGCAAAGCGCGCCTTCGACGCGTTGTCCGATGTGACCTTACCCGACGTACGGACGGACGAGGAAAGCCGGGCAGGTTTTGCAGCGACGGCAGAAGCGTTCGCCATCCGCGCGGCGTTCGCGATGCCGCTCATCGCGGATGAAGACTGCATCGGCGTCGCAACCGTCTACTTCTCAGATGCTCGCGTTCTCGACAACGCGACGGTCGATGCGCTTCGAATCCTCGCCGCGCACGGAGGCATGGCCATCGGCCGCGCGCGCCGATTCGAACGGCTCGCCGGCGAGAGCGAACAGCACGACGCGCTGGTCGCCGAGACGGCCGAGGGATTTTGCACGCTCGACGAACGGCTTGCGGTCGTGCTCTGGAATCGCGCGGCCGAACGGATCACCGGCGTGAACGTTCGGGAGCTCGCCGGGAAGAAGCTCGCAGCCGCGTTCACGCGCATTGAAGTCCCGGCACGCCGCGGCGCCTTCGAATCGTTCGATGCACTTTCGGATGCGTTTGCGAAGGCGGACTCGCATACGATCGAAATCGCCTTGCACCGCGACCACGCTGAGCCGATCTGGCTTTCTATGGCCGGCGCGTCGGTGGGTGGGCGCACCCATCGCCGGAATCTCGTCTGCTCTTTTCGCGATATCACCGAACAAAAACGGCTCGAGGGCTTGAGAAGTGAATTCGTAAGTCTCGTCACACATCAATTGCGGACGCCGTTGACCGCCATTCGCGGCTACGCAGAACTTCTCGGTGCGGTCGAGATGCCCAGCGACCAAGTGATGGAGTTCGGCACCATCATCGCAAACGCGTCGACGCGCCTGGGGAACAGCATAACCGACGTCATGGACTTCGAGCGGCTCATCGCATCGCGCGCCGGG